A single region of the Lates calcarifer isolate ASB-BC8 linkage group LG16_LG22, TLL_Latcal_v3, whole genome shotgun sequence genome encodes:
- the LOC108873844 gene encoding barrier-to-autointegration factor: protein MSTTSQKHRDFVGEPMGDKSVTALSGIGEILGKKLEEQGFDKAYVVLGQFLLLKKDTEMFTEWLRDASGANSRQAGSCAQCLREWCDAFL, encoded by the exons ATGTCCACCACGTCTCAGAAGCACCGGGACTTTGTCGGGGAGCCGATGGGAGATAAATCGGTGACGGCTCTGTCGGGGATCGGAGAGATTCTGgggaagaagctggaggagcagggcTTCGATAAG GCCTATGTGGTTCTGGGTCAGTTCCTGCTGCTGAAGAAAGACACGGAGATGTTCACCGAGTGGCTCAGAGACGCCAGCGGGGCGAACTCCCGTCAGGCCGGATCCTGTGCTCAGTGCCTGAGGGAGTGGTGCGACGCCTTCCTCTGA
- the LOC108873843 gene encoding elongation of very long chain fatty acids protein 6 — translation MLQLNETDFHLPLSEFSFERRFDDRGAIRWMQANWSKSFVFSALYAALVFGGQHYMKPRPKMNLRRPLVLWSLSLALFSIIGAVRTGSYMLHILSSSGFRRSICDQSFYSGPVSKFWAYAFVLSKAPELGDTAFIVLRKQKLLFLHWYHHITVLLYSWYSYKDMVAGGGWFMTMNYAVHALMYSYYAARAGGVRVPRPFAVLITSAQIAQMAMGLTVSGLVYGWMQQGDCPSRLDNITWAALMYLSYLLLFSNFFYQTYLRRHAADAKAHKTE, via the exons ATGCTGCAGCTGAATGAGACGGACTTTCACCTCCCGCTGTCCGAGTTCAGCTTCGAGCGACGCTTCGACGACAGAGGAGCGATTCGGTGGATGCAGGCGAACTG GAGTAAGTCGTTTGTGTTCAGCGCTCTGTACGCCGCCCTGGTGTTTGGAGGTCAGCACTACATGAAGCCTCGGCCCAAGATGAACCTGCGGCGGCCGCTCGTCCTCTGGTCGCTCAGCCTCGCTCTCTTCAG TATCATCGGTGCGGTTCGGACCGGCTCCTACATGCTCCACATCCTGAGCAGCAGCGGCTTCAGACGCTCCATCTGTGATCAGAGCTTCTACAGCGGACCGGTCAGCAAGTTCTGGGCCTACGCCTTCGTCCTCAGCAAAGCTCCAGAGCTCG gtgACACGGCGTTCATCGTGCTCAGGAAGCAGAAGCTGCTCTTCCTGCACTGGTACCACCACATCACCGTGCTGCTCTACTCCTGGTACTCCTACAAAGACATGGTGGCCGGCGGCGGCTGGTTCATGACCATGAACTACGCCGTGCACGCGCTCATGTACAGTTACTACGCGGCGCGAGCGGGCGGCGTGCGCGTGCCGCGCCCCTTCGCCGTGCTCATCACCAGCGCTCAGATCGCTCAGATGGCCATGGGGCTGACGGTGAGCGGGCTGGTGTACGGCTGGATGCAGCAGGGAGACTGCCCCTCCCGCCTCGACAACATCACCTGGGCCGCGCTCATGTACCTCAGCTACCTGCTGCTCTTCTCCAACTTCTTCTACCAGACGTACCTGCGGCGCCACGCAGCCGACGCCAAGGCCCACAAGACCGAGTAG
- the aifm2 gene encoding apoptosis-inducing factor 2, with protein MGGHVSSASVEGVHVVVVGGGFGGIAAAQQLKSLGLSFTLIDLRDAFHHNVAALRASVQPGFAQRTFIPYAETFGDSFVQGRVERVDTDRQTVVLQGGREIQFSHLILCTGTDGPFPGKFNTMASYQTAVQTYEDFIKQVQAADSVLVVGGGSTGVEMAAEIKTEYPDKKVVLVHSRVGLADTELLPSVRQQVKEVLLEKGVELLLGQKVSNLSELQLNVTQKNMEVSTDKGETLTTDLIICCTGLKVNSAAYASSLSGSLAEGGALKVNQHLQVDGFSNIYAVGDCADVKEPKMAYHAGLHAAVAVSNIWNSLNGKELTTYQTGNVTMLLAMGRDDGVGQFNGFKLPRFLVALGKSRDLLLWKSWREMKQTQP; from the exons atggGGGGTCACGTGTCCTCGGCCTCAGTGGAGGGGGTccatgtggtggtggtgggcgGTGGGTTCGGAGGAATCGCTGCCGCTCAGCAGCTGAAGTCTCTGGGACTGAGCTTCACTCTGATTGACCTGAGAGACGCTTTTCATCACAACGTGGCAGCGCTGAGGGCGTCAGTGCAGCCAG GCTTCGCTCAGAGGACCTTCATCCCGTACGCTGAGACGTTTGGAGACAGTTTTGTTCAGGGTCGAGTCGAACGAGTCGACACCGACAGACAGACGGTCGTCctgcagggagggagg gagatCCAGTTCTCCCACCTCATCCTGTGCACCGGGACCGACGGGCCGTTCCCCGGGAAGTTCAACACGATGGCGTCGTATCAGACCGCCGTCCAGACGTACGAGGACTTCATCAAACAG gtccaGGCTGCAGACTCAGTCTTGGTTGTGGGAGGAGGGTCGACCGGTGTGGAGATGGCTGCCGAGATCAAGACGGAGTATCCAGACAAGAAG GTGGTTCTGGTTCACTCCAGGGTCGGACTGGCCGACACCGAGCTGCTGCCCAGCGTCCGACAGCAGGTCAAGGAGGTCCTGCTGGAGAAGggggtggagctgctgctgg GACAGAAAGTGTCCAAcctgtctgagctgcagctgaacgTCACCCAGAAGAACATGGAGGTCAGCACCGACAAAGGAGAGACGCTGACCACAGACCTGATCATCTGCTGCACCGGACTCAAGGTCAACTCTGCAGCCTACGCCTCCAGCCTCT CCGGCAGTCTGGCCGAGGGCGGAGCTCTGAAGGTGAACCAGCACCTGCAGGTTGACGGTTTCTCCAACATCTACGCCGTGGGCGACTGCGCCGACGTCAAAGAGCCCAAGATGGCGTACCACGCCGGGCTGCACGCCGCTGTCGCCGTGAGCAACATCTGGAACAGTCTGAACGGGAAGGAGCTGACGACCTACcagacag GTAACGTCACCATGTTGCTGGCGATGGGCCGAGATGACGGCGTCGGGCAGTTTAACGGGTTCAAGCTGCCGCGTTTCCTCGTCGCTCTGGGAAAGAGTCGAGATCTGCTGCTGTGGAAGAGCTGGAGGGAGATGAAGCAAACacaaccctga